The following proteins are co-located in the Parafrankia discariae genome:
- a CDS encoding cobyrinate a,c-diamide synthase has translation MVSAGLIPRLVLAAPTSGAGKTTVATGLMAALTARGLRVSGHKVGPDYIDPGYHALATGRPGRNLDAVLCGPELIGPLFAHGAAGAQLAVVEGVMGLFDGVAAPGAGQEADHGSTAHVARLLDAPVVLVVDAAGAGRSVAALVAGFAAFDRRVRLAGVILNRVGSRRHRQILTGALAGIGVAVLGAVPRDGAVHTPSRHLGLVPAAERAAAAGAAVRRLGELVGASVDLGALISVASAAPRTPVDPWDPARQITQAAAAGGGRRGPGSAGADPPGGGRPVRIAVAGGAAFTFGYTEHVELLTAAGAQVLTVDPLHDETLPEGTDALVVGGGFPEEHAGALAANSRLRGQVAALAARGAPLVAECAGLLYLGRSLDGTAMCGVLDTDAVMGPRLTLGYRRAVAVADSPLVAAGTVVRAHEFHRTRLSVERAHLPGTPAWQVDAVPSPLGEGPAVGAGGGRPEGFVHGGVHASYLHLHWAGLPAAPVRLVAAAGTARTRPRGGGAAGGGGTGLWRWAGDNPPVSPGTTEVSSR, from the coding sequence ATGGTGAGCGCCGGGCTGATCCCCCGGCTGGTGCTGGCCGCCCCGACGTCCGGCGCGGGGAAGACGACGGTGGCGACCGGGTTGATGGCGGCGCTGACCGCCCGTGGGCTGCGGGTGTCCGGGCACAAGGTGGGCCCGGACTACATCGACCCCGGGTACCACGCGTTGGCGACGGGCCGGCCCGGCCGGAACCTGGACGCGGTGCTGTGCGGGCCGGAGCTGATCGGCCCGCTGTTCGCCCACGGGGCGGCCGGCGCGCAGCTGGCGGTCGTCGAAGGGGTGATGGGCCTGTTCGACGGGGTCGCCGCCCCCGGCGCCGGGCAGGAGGCTGACCACGGGTCGACAGCGCATGTCGCGCGGCTGCTCGACGCGCCGGTGGTGCTGGTCGTCGACGCGGCCGGCGCCGGGCGGTCGGTGGCCGCGCTGGTCGCCGGGTTCGCCGCGTTCGACCGGCGGGTGCGCCTCGCCGGGGTGATCCTCAACCGGGTCGGGTCGCGGCGGCATCGGCAGATCCTCACCGGTGCGCTCGCCGGGATCGGGGTGGCGGTGCTGGGCGCGGTGCCCCGTGACGGCGCGGTGCACACCCCGTCGCGGCATCTGGGGCTGGTACCGGCGGCGGAACGGGCGGCGGCGGCCGGTGCGGCGGTGCGGCGGCTCGGGGAGCTGGTCGGCGCGTCGGTCGACCTGGGGGCGCTGATCTCCGTGGCGTCCGCCGCGCCGCGGACGCCGGTCGACCCGTGGGATCCCGCCCGGCAGATCACCCAGGCCGCCGCCGCTGGGGGTGGGCGGCGTGGACCTGGCTCCGCCGGCGCGGACCCGCCGGGAGGGGGGCGGCCGGTGCGGATCGCGGTGGCCGGCGGGGCGGCGTTCACCTTCGGCTACACCGAGCATGTCGAGCTGCTCACCGCCGCCGGCGCGCAGGTGCTCACCGTCGACCCGTTGCACGACGAGACCCTCCCGGAGGGCACCGACGCGCTGGTCGTCGGCGGTGGGTTCCCCGAGGAGCATGCCGGCGCGCTGGCGGCGAACAGCCGGCTGCGTGGGCAGGTCGCGGCGCTGGCGGCCCGCGGCGCGCCGCTGGTCGCCGAATGCGCCGGGCTGCTCTACCTGGGTCGTTCGTTGGACGGGACGGCGATGTGCGGGGTTCTCGACACCGACGCGGTGATGGGCCCGCGGCTCACCCTGGGTTATCGGCGGGCGGTCGCCGTGGCGGACAGCCCGCTGGTGGCGGCGGGGACGGTGGTGCGCGCGCACGAGTTCCACCGCACCCGGCTGAGCGTGGAGCGGGCGCACCTGCCCGGCACACCGGCCTGGCAGGTGGACGCCGTCCCGTCGCCTCTCGGTGAGGGTCCGGCCGTGGGGGCGGGCGGTGGGCGACCCGAGGGGTTCGTCCACGGCGGGGTGCACGCCTCCTACCTGCATCTGCACTGGGCTGGCCTGCCCGCCGCGCCGGTGCGGCTCGTCGCCGCCGCCGGCACCGCCCGCACCCGTCCCCGCGGTGGTGGCGCGGCGGGTGGTGGCGGCACGGGGCTCTGGCGATGGGCCGGGGACAACCCCCCGGTGTCCCCTGGAACAACGGAGGTGTCGTCGCGGTGA
- the cobO gene encoding cob(I)yrinic acid a,c-diamide adenosyltransferase gives MAPHGQPEQVPDDGLTTRQRRDRPLLIVHTGQGKGKSTAAFGLALRGWAQGWPVGVFQFVKSAKWRIGEEKALRVLSASGEGGTVSWHKMGQGWSWVQRRIDPAADPAGAAAEGWAQIARDLSAGTYRLYVLDELTYPLRWGWIDLDEVLAVLAARPDGQHVVITGREAPAALVDAADLVTDMTKVKHPMDAGQKGQRGIEW, from the coding sequence ATGGCGCCCCACGGGCAGCCCGAGCAGGTCCCCGACGACGGGCTGACGACGCGGCAGCGCCGCGACCGTCCGCTGCTGATCGTGCACACCGGGCAGGGGAAGGGAAAGTCGACGGCGGCGTTCGGGTTGGCGTTGCGCGGCTGGGCGCAGGGCTGGCCGGTCGGGGTGTTCCAGTTCGTGAAGTCGGCGAAGTGGCGCATCGGGGAGGAGAAGGCGCTGCGGGTCCTCTCGGCCAGCGGTGAGGGTGGGACGGTGAGCTGGCACAAGATGGGCCAGGGGTGGAGCTGGGTGCAGCGGCGCATCGACCCGGCCGCCGACCCGGCGGGTGCGGCCGCCGAGGGGTGGGCGCAGATCGCCCGCGATCTGAGCGCCGGCACCTACCGGCTTTACGTCCTCGACGAGCTGACCTATCCGCTGCGCTGGGGGTGGATCGATCTGGACGAGGTCCTCGCCGTGCTCGCCGCCCGACCTGACGGGCAGCATGTGGTGATCACCGGCCGGGAGGCGCCGGCCGCGCTGGTCGACGCCGCGGACCTGGTCACCGACATGACGAAGGTGAAGCATCCGATGGACGCCGGGCAGAAGGGGCAGCGGGGCATCGAATGGTGA
- the cobM gene encoding precorrin-4 C(11)-methyltransferase: protein MSRPTGESGLPADAAGTRRGGRVSFVGAGPGAADLITVRGAAVLAAADVVIWASSLVHPAILDHARAGAEVIDSAALPLEGVEAVYRRAAGQGLHVARVHSGDPALWGAVQEQLEICDRLGLDSDIVPGVSSFTALAAALRRELTVPEVAQSVILTRLGGGKTPMPPGEEVRDLARHGTTMALFLSAARSGQLREELLAGGYPPDTPCVVAYQVSWPDELIVRCTLDTLADTVKAHRLWKHTLVLVGPALVAEGRRSHLYHPGHFHTYRRARSGARTVLRDADRALAAAGATQLPPGPVSPEPVEGPAGAVVGVDDAAVGGGLPGVVALVAVTAAGRAAAGELTRRWPAARLYPGRARDAISAALADGVGGVVCFLATGATVRLLDGLLQGKDLDPGVVCVDEARRFAVALCGGHAGGANRLAERVADALGATPVITTASDATGVSALDGFGAELGFTVEPGSELAAVGTAVLSGDPVALYADAVWPLPPLPPSVTSVVTGDGDAGARGGGAAVGGAVASIHVTDRLLGAAPAGAGPRVLYRPPSLVVGVGASRGAPADEIDALIDTALAGAGLSPLAVSHLASVTVKADEVGLLEVSRRRGWPLVVHPPQVLAAVAVPHPSEVVRAAVGTPSVAEAASLLPVPPGTPATGGVTEGVAAGATGGVPAVTARLVVAKQVSAHATVAVARHRPRGRLAVVGLGPGDRRLLTPAARAELARARIVVGLDQYVRSVADLLPAGAVMLDSGLGDEQARAETAVAHARAGHAVALLGSGDAGVYAMGSPALDLADGSFDVVAVPGVTAALAAAALLGAPLGHDHALISLSDLHTPWERIAGRVRAVAEADLVVAFYNPRSRTRRHQLPDALDVLAEHRPAGTPVGIVTDAFRAGQRITVTTLGALTDRTAGPGGADERDRLLDLVGMTTTVVVGSTQTRLRAGLVVTPRDYTWR from the coding sequence ATGAGCCGCCCCACCGGTGAGTCCGGCCTGCCGGCGGACGCCGCTGGGACGCGGCGCGGCGGGCGGGTCAGTTTCGTCGGCGCCGGGCCGGGGGCCGCCGATCTGATCACCGTGCGTGGCGCGGCGGTCCTCGCCGCCGCCGATGTGGTGATCTGGGCGTCGTCGCTGGTGCACCCCGCGATCCTCGACCATGCCCGGGCGGGCGCCGAGGTGATCGACTCCGCGGCGTTGCCGTTGGAGGGTGTCGAGGCGGTCTACCGCCGTGCCGCCGGGCAGGGTCTGCACGTCGCCCGGGTCCATTCGGGGGATCCGGCGCTGTGGGGGGCGGTGCAGGAGCAGCTGGAGATCTGCGACCGGCTCGGTCTGGACAGCGACATCGTGCCCGGGGTGAGCAGCTTCACCGCGCTCGCGGCGGCGTTGCGCCGGGAGCTGACCGTCCCCGAGGTCGCCCAGTCGGTGATCCTGACCCGGCTCGGGGGTGGGAAGACCCCGATGCCGCCCGGGGAGGAGGTCCGCGACCTGGCCCGGCACGGCACGACGATGGCGCTGTTCCTGTCCGCGGCCCGGTCCGGGCAGCTGCGGGAGGAGCTGCTCGCCGGCGGCTACCCGCCGGACACGCCGTGCGTCGTCGCCTACCAGGTGAGCTGGCCCGACGAGCTGATCGTGCGGTGCACCCTGGACACGCTCGCCGACACGGTCAAGGCGCACCGGTTGTGGAAGCACACCCTGGTCCTCGTCGGCCCGGCGCTGGTGGCCGAGGGGCGCCGCTCCCACCTGTACCACCCGGGGCATTTCCACACCTACCGGCGGGCGCGGTCCGGGGCGCGCACGGTCCTGCGTGACGCCGACCGGGCGCTGGCCGCCGCCGGTGCCACCCAGCTTCCTCCCGGCCCGGTCTCCCCCGAACCGGTGGAAGGGCCGGCGGGTGCGGTGGTGGGTGTGGATGACGCGGCGGTGGGCGGCGGGCTGCCGGGTGTGGTCGCGCTGGTGGCGGTGACCGCCGCCGGGCGGGCCGCGGCCGGGGAACTCACCCGCCGCTGGCCGGCCGCCCGGCTTTACCCGGGCCGGGCGCGCGACGCGATCAGCGCCGCGCTCGCGGACGGCGTCGGGGGCGTCGTGTGTTTCCTGGCGACCGGGGCGACGGTGCGCCTCCTCGACGGGTTGCTGCAAGGCAAGGACCTCGACCCGGGTGTGGTGTGTGTGGATGAGGCGCGCCGGTTCGCGGTCGCGTTGTGCGGCGGGCACGCCGGTGGCGCGAACCGGCTCGCCGAACGGGTCGCCGACGCGCTCGGCGCCACCCCGGTGATCACGACGGCCAGTGACGCCACCGGGGTGAGCGCGTTGGACGGGTTCGGCGCGGAGCTCGGGTTCACCGTCGAACCGGGTTCGGAGCTGGCCGCCGTCGGCACGGCGGTGCTGTCGGGGGATCCGGTCGCCCTGTACGCCGACGCGGTGTGGCCGCTGCCCCCGCTACCCCCGTCCGTGACCAGCGTCGTCACCGGCGACGGCGACGCTGGCGCTCGTGGTGGGGGTGCGGCGGTGGGCGGGGCGGTGGCGTCGATTCATGTCACCGACCGGCTGCTGGGCGCGGCGCCGGCCGGGGCCGGCCCGCGGGTGCTCTACCGGCCCCCGAGCCTGGTCGTCGGGGTCGGCGCGAGCCGCGGCGCGCCCGCCGACGAGATCGACGCGCTCATCGACACCGCGCTGGCCGGTGCCGGGCTGTCCCCGCTGGCGGTGAGCCATCTGGCGTCGGTGACCGTGAAAGCCGACGAGGTGGGGCTGCTGGAGGTGTCCCGGCGCCGCGGCTGGCCGCTGGTGGTGCACCCCCCGCAGGTCCTGGCCGCGGTTGCCGTGCCGCATCCCTCGGAGGTGGTACGTGCCGCGGTCGGCACGCCGAGTGTCGCCGAGGCGGCCAGTCTCCTACCGGTCCCTCCCGGCACACCCGCGACGGGCGGTGTCACTGAGGGTGTGGCAGCGGGTGCGACGGGCGGTGTGCCGGCGGTGACGGCGCGGCTGGTCGTCGCCAAGCAGGTCAGCGCGCACGCGACCGTCGCCGTGGCCCGGCATCGGCCCCGCGGCCGGCTCGCCGTCGTCGGGCTCGGCCCGGGGGACCGTCGGCTGCTCACCCCCGCCGCCCGCGCCGAACTGGCCCGCGCCCGGATCGTCGTCGGGTTGGACCAGTACGTGCGGTCCGTCGCCGATCTGCTGCCGGCGGGGGCCGTCATGCTCGACAGCGGTCTCGGGGACGAGCAGGCCCGCGCCGAGACCGCGGTCGCGCACGCCCGCGCCGGGCATGCCGTCGCGCTGCTCGGCAGCGGCGACGCCGGGGTGTACGCGATGGGCAGCCCCGCCCTCGACCTGGCCGACGGGTCGTTCGACGTGGTCGCCGTGCCGGGGGTGACCGCGGCGCTCGCCGCCGCCGCGCTGCTCGGCGCCCCCCTCGGGCATGACCACGCGCTGATCAGCCTGTCGGATCTGCACACCCCGTGGGAGCGGATCGCCGGCCGGGTCCGCGCGGTCGCCGAAGCCGACCTGGTGGTCGCGTTCTACAACCCGCGCAGCCGCACCCGACGTCATCAGCTTCCCGACGCCCTCGACGTGCTCGCCGAACACCGCCCGGCCGGCACCCCGGTGGGGATCGTCACCGACGCGTTCCGGGCCGGGCAGCGGATCACCGTCACCACCCTCGGTGCCCTCACCGACCGCACCGCCGGTCCGGGCGGTGCGGATGAGCGGGATCGGCTGCTGGACCTGGTCGGGATGACGACCACGGTCGTCGTCGGTTCGACCCAGACCCGGCTGCGTGCCGGCCTGGTCGTCACCCCACGGGACTACACATGGCGCTGA
- a CDS encoding sirohydrochlorin chelatase, translating to MVPAPAGAGGSTGPALLIVGHGTRDEAGAEQFRRFVDRVRRRAGGVAVDGGFIELSAPPVADAVRRLVDAGHHRLGVVPLTLVAAGHAKGDIPGSMARERERHPGLRYAYGRPLGPHPTILRLLADRVDALCPAGQRERTMVLLVGRGSTDPDANAEVFKVARLLWEGRGYAGVEVAFISLAEPSVPAGLERIVRLGGRRIVVVPYFLFTGVLPRRTVEQATGWAAGRAEVELACAGLLGDPDPNTGTGGQGGGGGLVELVVERYREALGGDIRMNCDTCLYRIALPGHAHRVGQAQTPHDHPDDPSHSHGPGHGHGPHAAHPVG from the coding sequence GTGGTTCCCGCTCCGGCGGGTGCGGGCGGGTCCACCGGGCCGGCGCTGCTGATCGTCGGGCATGGCACCCGGGATGAGGCCGGCGCCGAGCAGTTCCGCCGGTTCGTCGACCGGGTCCGCCGCCGCGCCGGTGGGGTGGCGGTGGACGGCGGGTTCATCGAGCTGTCCGCGCCGCCGGTCGCCGACGCGGTCCGCCGGCTCGTCGACGCCGGGCACCACCGGCTCGGGGTCGTCCCGCTCACCCTGGTCGCCGCCGGGCACGCCAAGGGTGACATTCCCGGGTCGATGGCCCGGGAACGGGAACGGCACCCGGGGTTGCGGTACGCCTACGGCCGTCCCCTCGGTCCGCATCCGACGATCCTGCGGCTGCTCGCCGACCGGGTCGACGCCCTGTGCCCGGCGGGGCAGCGCGAACGGACCATGGTGTTGCTGGTCGGGCGGGGTTCGACCGATCCGGATGCCAACGCCGAGGTGTTCAAGGTGGCCCGGCTGCTGTGGGAGGGCCGCGGGTACGCCGGGGTGGAGGTGGCGTTCATCAGCCTGGCCGAACCGTCGGTGCCGGCCGGGTTGGAGCGGATCGTCCGGCTCGGTGGGCGGCGGATCGTCGTCGTGCCGTACTTCCTGTTCACCGGGGTGCTGCCGCGGCGCACCGTCGAGCAGGCGACCGGGTGGGCGGCGGGGCGCGCGGAGGTGGAGCTGGCCTGCGCGGGTCTGCTCGGTGACCCCGACCCGAACACCGGCACCGGCGGGCAGGGTGGCGGCGGTGGGCTGGTCGAGCTGGTGGTGGAGCGGTATCGGGAGGCGCTCGGTGGGGACATTCGGATGAACTGTGACACCTGCCTGTACCGGATCGCGTTGCCGGGGCACGCGCATCGGGTCGGGCAGGCGCAGACCCCGCACGACCATCCCGACGACCCGTCGCATTCCCACGGGCCCGGTCATGGTCACGGGCCGCACGCCGCGCACCCGGTGGGGTGA
- a CDS encoding VWA domain-containing protein, giving the protein MVSFPFSALVGQDDLRLALLLNAVSPTVGGVLVRGEKGTAKSTAVRALAGLLPPVAVVPGCRFSCDPVAPVAHCPDGPHLTGPAAGHGAGGVGVSRPARLVELPVGASEDRVTGALDLDRALAEGVSALRPGLLAAAHRGVLYVDEVNLLADHLVDLLLDASALGVAQVERDGVSVSHPARFWLVGTMNPEEGELRPQLLDRFGLTVQVAASRDPRVRAQVVRRRLTFEADPVGFAALWAGAEAELAGRIARAQARLGRVELPDAALDAVAAVCAACDVDGMRADVVLAKTAMARAAWEGRAEVSPDDIRVAARFVLPHRRRRGPFDAPGGDGRALDDTVEEVLAERVRPGDGPDGDGSDDSPGGGSPGGGRRWRDDTGGAGGSGVDVPAGGTGDLTGASAGAGGGSADLTGPAAGGSEGVGPVGGGGPAAEAGGPAGMARAAQTAQRHHVDGGAAGGGGPAPAAGVPGMPFRPRLLSVAGLGAGAAGRRSAARTSRGAVARTGADAPGLHLPATLLAAAPHQHGRGRTGPALILRPADRRGAHRRGREGNLVLFVVDASGSMAARSRLRRVSTAVLSLLVDAYQRRDRIGMITFRGVGAQVVLAPTSSVEVGAARLVGLRTGGRTPIAAGLECAGVVLRAEARRDPDRRPLLVLVTDGRATAGGDPGAAARGLLRAAGGVAGQGGGARGGAGAAGRVRRGGLASVVVDCETGPVRLGLAGRLAVALGADLVDLDALPRAGGAAGWVA; this is encoded by the coding sequence GTGGTGAGCTTCCCGTTCTCCGCGCTGGTCGGTCAGGATGATCTGCGGTTGGCGTTGCTGCTCAACGCGGTGTCCCCGACGGTGGGTGGGGTGCTGGTCCGCGGGGAGAAGGGCACGGCGAAGTCGACGGCGGTCCGGGCGCTGGCGGGGTTGCTGCCGCCGGTGGCGGTGGTGCCGGGCTGCCGGTTCTCCTGCGATCCGGTGGCGCCGGTGGCGCACTGCCCGGACGGCCCGCACCTGACCGGGCCCGCCGCCGGTCACGGTGCCGGCGGGGTGGGGGTGTCGCGGCCGGCGCGGCTGGTGGAGCTGCCGGTCGGGGCGTCGGAGGACCGGGTGACCGGCGCGTTGGACCTGGACCGGGCGCTGGCCGAAGGGGTGAGCGCGCTGCGTCCGGGGCTGCTCGCGGCCGCGCACCGCGGGGTGCTCTACGTCGACGAGGTGAACCTGCTCGCCGACCATCTGGTGGATCTGCTGTTGGACGCGTCGGCGCTCGGGGTGGCGCAGGTGGAACGCGACGGGGTGTCGGTCAGCCATCCGGCGCGGTTCTGGCTGGTGGGGACGATGAACCCGGAGGAGGGTGAGCTGCGCCCGCAGCTGCTGGACCGGTTCGGGTTGACGGTGCAGGTGGCGGCCAGCCGTGACCCGCGGGTGCGGGCGCAGGTGGTGCGCCGCCGGTTGACGTTCGAAGCCGACCCGGTCGGGTTCGCCGCCCTCTGGGCCGGTGCGGAGGCGGAGCTGGCGGGGCGGATCGCGCGGGCGCAGGCCCGGCTGGGCCGGGTGGAGCTGCCCGACGCCGCGTTGGACGCGGTCGCCGCGGTGTGCGCGGCGTGTGACGTGGACGGGATGCGCGCCGACGTGGTGCTGGCGAAGACGGCGATGGCGCGTGCGGCGTGGGAGGGTCGGGCGGAGGTCAGCCCGGATGACATTCGGGTCGCGGCCCGGTTCGTGTTGCCGCATCGGCGTCGCCGTGGCCCGTTCGACGCCCCGGGTGGGGACGGCCGCGCGCTCGACGACACGGTCGAGGAGGTGCTGGCCGAGCGGGTACGCCCCGGCGACGGCCCGGACGGGGACGGGTCGGATGATTCTCCTGGTGGCGGGTCGCCGGGTGGTGGCCGGCGGTGGCGTGACGACACCGGCGGCGCCGGCGGGTCGGGGGTGGATGTCCCGGCTGGTGGTACCGGTGACCTCACTGGCGCCTCGGCGGGGGCCGGGGGCGGGTCCGCTGATCTGACTGGGCCGGCGGCGGGTGGGTCCGAGGGTGTCGGGCCGGTGGGCGGTGGTGGGCCGGCCGCGGAGGCGGGTGGCCCGGCGGGCATGGCCCGAGCAGCCCAGACAGCGCAGAGGCATCATGTGGACGGCGGCGCGGCGGGCGGTGGTGGGCCGGCACCGGCGGCCGGGGTTCCCGGTATGCCGTTCCGGCCGCGGCTGCTGTCCGTCGCCGGGCTGGGCGCGGGGGCGGCCGGGCGTCGTTCGGCGGCGCGTACCTCCCGCGGGGCGGTCGCCCGGACCGGCGCGGACGCACCCGGGTTGCACCTGCCGGCGACGCTGCTGGCCGCCGCCCCCCACCAGCACGGCCGGGGCCGCACCGGCCCGGCGCTGATCCTGCGGCCCGCCGACCGGCGTGGCGCGCACCGCCGTGGCCGGGAGGGGAACCTGGTGCTGTTCGTCGTCGACGCCAGCGGATCGATGGCCGCCCGCAGCCGGCTGCGGCGGGTCAGCACCGCGGTGCTGTCCCTGCTCGTCGACGCCTACCAGCGCCGCGACCGCATCGGCATGATCACGTTCCGGGGGGTGGGTGCGCAGGTGGTGCTCGCGCCGACGTCCAGTGTGGAGGTGGGGGCGGCGCGGCTGGTCGGGTTGCGCACCGGGGGGCGGACCCCGATCGCGGCCGGGTTGGAATGCGCCGGGGTGGTGCTGCGCGCCGAGGCGCGCCGTGATCCCGACCGCCGTCCCCTGCTGGTGCTGGTCACCGACGGGCGGGCCACCGCCGGGGGTGATCCGGGCGCGGCGGCGCGGGGGTTGCTGCGTGCGGCCGGTGGGGTCGCCGGGCAGGGCGGCGGGGCGCGCGGTGGGGCCGGGGCGGCCGGCCGGGTGCGCCGGGGCGGGTTGGCGAGTGTGGTCGTGGACTGTGAGACCGGCCCGGTGCGTCTCGGGCTGGCCGGGCGGCTCGCCGTCGCGCTCGGCGCCGACCTGGTCGACCTCGACGCGCTCCCGCGGGCCGGTGGCGCCGCCGGGTGGGTCGCCTGA
- a CDS encoding SAM-dependent methyltransferase, giving the protein MSGTVNPRLVGVGVGPGDPDLVTYRAVRVLREASVVFVPVSDGHGPYGPAPGPGVSPADRPGTAAGAGVAPPGRAEVTVRAHIDHDRIVTLPFRMAGDADYLGPARVVAAALRGDTDGGGAVAGGPTVAFATIGDPNLYSTFTALAAAVRTLLPDVELDTVPGITAMQDLAARSGTVLAHGAETLVLLPLTAGVEAYRGAVADFDTVVAYKGGRALPAVRGVLADAGRLDGPAGYAVYGAALGLPEQDIRPGAELRAGETGPYLSTVLATRRARWPR; this is encoded by the coding sequence GTGAGCGGCACGGTGAACCCCCGGCTTGTCGGTGTCGGTGTCGGCCCCGGTGACCCGGACCTGGTGACCTACCGGGCGGTACGCGTCCTGCGTGAGGCGAGTGTCGTGTTCGTTCCGGTCAGCGACGGCCACGGCCCCTACGGCCCCGCTCCCGGCCCCGGGGTCAGCCCCGCGGACCGGCCCGGGACGGCCGCGGGTGCCGGCGTGGCGCCACCGGGGCGGGCGGAGGTGACGGTGCGTGCCCACATCGACCATGACCGGATCGTGACGCTGCCGTTCCGGATGGCCGGTGACGCCGACTATCTCGGCCCCGCCCGGGTCGTCGCCGCCGCCCTGCGCGGTGACACCGACGGTGGTGGCGCCGTGGCCGGCGGCCCCACGGTGGCGTTCGCGACGATCGGAGACCCGAACCTGTACTCGACGTTCACCGCGCTGGCCGCCGCCGTGCGGACCCTGCTCCCCGACGTCGAACTGGACACGGTGCCGGGAATCACCGCGATGCAGGATCTGGCCGCCCGTTCGGGAACCGTGCTCGCTCACGGCGCGGAGACCCTCGTGCTGCTGCCGCTGACCGCCGGTGTCGAGGCCTACCGCGGTGCCGTCGCCGATTTCGACACGGTCGTCGCCTACAAGGGCGGGCGGGCGCTGCCGGCCGTGCGCGGGGTGCTCGCCGACGCCGGTCGGCTCGACGGCCCGGCCGGGTACGCCGTCTACGGGGCCGCGCTCGGCCTGCCCGAGCAGGACATCCGGCCCGGTGCCGAGCTGCGGGCGGGCGAGACCGGTCCCTACCTGTCCACGGTCCTGGCGACGCGCCGGGCACGGTGGCCTCGATGA
- a CDS encoding lysophospholipid acyltransferase family protein: MSRPGAFGGPPRPGVGVRELVNGFRWGGRSLVPASAQAHRAPVSAREFPTAWARGAPARAARTVFLEAAMNPLLHAALTPTVAGAEVFDSLGGEPVIVVSNHSSHLDAPMLLCALPRPVRDRTAVTAAADYFFDSTWRGLSSALAFGTVPIERRGGAPSATPVELLRDGWNLVVFPEGTRSVDGSQGRFRLGAGYLAMTAGVAVVPAALRGAYAAMPRGRGWPVPGRPRVSVRFGAPLRPGDGEDVRAFTGRLAAEVTRLGVEDTTSWWASLRSPTPGTPAPTPGAGAGAVRRAPAGAGGPSRWRRIWEATEPPAPVRSRSPWDR, from the coding sequence ATGAGCCGGCCGGGTGCGTTCGGTGGCCCGCCGCGGCCGGGGGTGGGCGTGCGGGAGCTGGTGAACGGATTCCGCTGGGGGGGCCGGTCGCTGGTCCCCGCCTCCGCGCAGGCGCACCGGGCGCCGGTGAGCGCCCGGGAGTTCCCGACGGCATGGGCGCGGGGCGCGCCGGCGCGGGCGGCGCGCACGGTGTTCCTGGAAGCGGCGATGAACCCGCTGCTGCACGCGGCGTTGACCCCGACGGTCGCCGGGGCGGAGGTGTTCGACTCCCTCGGCGGCGAGCCGGTGATCGTCGTGTCGAACCATTCCAGTCATCTCGACGCGCCGATGCTGCTGTGCGCGTTGCCGCGGCCGGTGCGGGACCGCACGGCGGTGACGGCGGCGGCGGACTACTTCTTCGACAGCACCTGGCGGGGCCTGTCCTCGGCGTTGGCGTTCGGGACGGTACCGATCGAACGCCGCGGTGGGGCGCCGTCGGCGACGCCGGTGGAGTTGCTGCGCGACGGGTGGAACCTGGTGGTGTTCCCCGAGGGCACCCGGTCGGTGGACGGGTCGCAGGGCCGGTTCCGGCTCGGGGCGGGCTATCTGGCGATGACAGCCGGGGTGGCGGTGGTCCCGGCGGCGTTGCGGGGCGCGTACGCGGCGATGCCGCGGGGCCGCGGGTGGCCGGTGCCGGGCCGACCGCGGGTGTCGGTGCGGTTCGGTGCTCCGTTGCGTCCCGGTGACGGGGAGGATGTGCGGGCGTTCACCGGGCGGCTGGCGGCGGAGGTGACCCGGCTCGGGGTGGAGGACACGACGAGCTGGTGGGCGTCGCTGCGTTCCCCGACCCCCGGCACCCCGGCACCGACCCCGGGGGCCGGTGCCGGGGCGGTCCGGCGGGCCCCGGCCGGGGCGGGTGGGCCGTCCCGGTGGCGGCGGATCTGGGAGGCGACCGAACCGCCGGCCCCGGTCCGGTCGCGGTCTCCCTGGGACCGCTGA